The proteins below are encoded in one region of Candidatus Eisenbacteria bacterium:
- a CDS encoding insulinase family protein has protein sequence MSVQPGSHVSRTRPPEPLPPKPYQFPRPAVAKLANGLEVFVSTRRHLPLVSVLVGVGAGGSADPIGREGLAVMTSRLLTEGAGRRGAAKVAETVEQLGASLDASAGWELSSIRLAALSAHLGPALNLMADVTFRPRFDPVEVQRELNQRQAEILSDRDNPRSVAAERSARFVYGRHRYGAQLAGDEDSVGALGAPQLRAFHARHFRAGNAFVVLVGDVTPERGVKLVERAFGEWQDGRPRRVDVPAPRRPGPTAVRLVDQPGAAQSEIRVSQPGVARTHPEYFPLLVLNAVLGEAFGSRLYFNLREKHGYTYGVSSYFSMRRGRGPFVAGAGVHTPVTAKAVREFLREMRRIRDDAPSRQEMSDAKGFLAGGLAVELQSNGSVADRVAESVMYDLPDDYMDTYRDCIHAVTSADVVRAAKRVIDPDRMVVTVVGDAAKVRRDLERLLPTKMYTPLGRPRK, from the coding sequence GTGAGCGTGCAGCCCGGGTCGCACGTGAGCCGCACGCGGCCGCCGGAGCCGCTGCCGCCCAAGCCGTACCAGTTCCCGCGTCCCGCCGTCGCCAAGCTGGCGAACGGCCTGGAGGTGTTCGTCTCCACCCGGCGCCACCTGCCGCTGGTCTCGGTGCTGGTGGGCGTGGGCGCGGGCGGCAGCGCCGATCCCATCGGGAGGGAGGGCCTCGCGGTGATGACCTCGCGGCTGCTCACCGAGGGGGCGGGCCGGCGCGGCGCCGCGAAAGTGGCCGAGACCGTCGAACAGCTCGGCGCCAGCCTGGATGCCAGCGCCGGCTGGGAGTTGAGTTCCATCCGCCTCGCGGCGCTCTCCGCCCACCTGGGGCCGGCCCTCAACCTGATGGCCGACGTCACGTTCCGCCCGCGCTTCGACCCGGTGGAGGTGCAGCGGGAGCTGAACCAGCGGCAGGCGGAGATCCTGAGCGACCGGGACAATCCGCGCAGCGTGGCCGCCGAGCGCAGCGCGCGGTTCGTGTACGGACGGCACCGCTACGGGGCGCAGCTGGCCGGCGACGAGGACTCGGTGGGCGCCCTGGGCGCGCCGCAGCTGCGCGCGTTCCACGCGCGCCACTTCCGCGCCGGCAACGCGTTCGTGGTGCTCGTGGGCGACGTCACCCCGGAGCGCGGCGTGAAGCTGGTGGAACGCGCGTTCGGGGAGTGGCAGGACGGGCGGCCGAGGCGCGTGGACGTGCCCGCCCCGCGCCGTCCCGGGCCCACGGCGGTGCGGCTGGTGGACCAGCCCGGCGCGGCGCAGTCCGAGATCCGCGTGTCGCAGCCCGGAGTGGCCCGCACCCACCCCGAGTACTTCCCGCTGCTGGTGCTCAACGCGGTCCTGGGCGAGGCCTTCGGCTCCCGGTTGTACTTCAACCTGCGCGAGAAGCATGGTTACACCTACGGGGTCAGCTCCTACTTCAGCATGCGCCGCGGGCGTGGCCCGTTCGTGGCGGGCGCCGGGGTGCACACGCCGGTCACCGCGAAGGCGGTGCGGGAGTTCCTGCGCGAGATGCGCCGCATTCGCGACGACGCGCCGAGCCGGCAGGAGATGAGTGACGCCAAGGGCTTCCTGGCGGGCGGCCTGGCGGTGGAGCTGCAGTCCAACGGCAGCGTGGCCGACCGCGTCGCCGAATCGGTGATGTACGACCTGCCCGACGACTACATGGACACCTACCGCGACTGCATCCACGCCGTCACCTCCGCCGACGTGGTCCGCGCGGCGAAGCGGGTGATTGATCCGGACCGCATGGTGGTGACCGTGGTGGGGGACGCCGCGAAGGTGCGACGGGACCTCGAGAGGCTGCTGCCGACGAAGATGTACACCCCGCTGGGGCGCCCCCGGAAGTAG
- a CDS encoding isoamylase early set domain-containing protein, whose amino-acid sequence MVQFLPNGIVRFNFLHATDQQVCLVGDFNDWDEESHPMLRTPDSTHTLELRLTPGEYEYKFKVGAAWYNDDYAHKYVPNLWGSENSVVVVPESSKGVSHGRAQATAGP is encoded by the coding sequence ATGGTCCAGTTCCTTCCCAACGGAATCGTGCGCTTCAACTTCCTGCATGCCACCGATCAGCAGGTGTGTCTCGTGGGCGACTTCAACGATTGGGACGAGGAGTCCCACCCGATGCTGCGCACTCCCGACTCCACGCACACCCTGGAGCTCAGGCTCACCCCCGGGGAGTACGAGTACAAGTTCAAGGTCGGGGCCGCATGGTACAACGACGACTATGCTCACAAGTACGTCCCCAACCTGTGGGGCAGCGAGAACTCGGTCGTCGTGGTGCCGGAGTCGTCGAAGGGGGTTTCCCACGGGCGCGCCCAGGCGACCGCCGGGCCCTGA
- a CDS encoding S9 family peptidase produces MPRKRPMQLEDLYRLKAVGRVSLSPDGRRVAFELKRFDAAENRNFTQLMLAEVDTGVVRPLTQGNHNDTRPRWSPDGRSMAFLSDRGKPTCLWVLPMSGGDPRRITDRDGDVHDFAWSPDGRRFAFTYQPLTAKEKLERDGKADELKKRPQFKHVTRLFHKLDGAGWWNGEYTHVWVAPVAGGRARQVSSGRHDDAEPRFSPDGRLVSFVSNRSENADMNQENADIYVVRPAGGPVRKLTRAQGGARGHSWSPDGKWIAFIGNAAKPGMGWKHLDHVWLLSSKGGRPRELTREIDNHCYNVCLGDVTGAGFEALPPVWSADGSRLFFAVGEQGATRLYSRSVNRRDLRCEVGGEVNLLYFQRTARSGAIALSMGTAVNPGDVFVYDPVKRSLRNLTDVNGELLRKVQVSRPEPFQVRSGRATIEGWVLRPPGFNKKRRYPAILEIHGGPAAQYGFSFFHELQWLAARGYVVAYSNPRGSAGYGLKFVSCTHADWGRLDYQDVSKVADWLFARPYVNRKRVGVTGGSYGGYMTNWLVTHTDRFRAAVTQRSVVNLESMHGTSDYGFVMGPEFGGSPWKGVERLRRQSPLTYIKNCRTPLLIEHEEQDHRCPIEQAEQLFTALKVLGVETELVRFEGESHGLSRGGRPQNRGERLRRIVGWFDRHMK; encoded by the coding sequence ATGCCCAGGAAACGCCCCATGCAGCTCGAGGACCTGTACCGCCTGAAGGCCGTCGGCCGGGTGAGTCTCTCGCCGGACGGCAGGCGCGTGGCCTTCGAACTGAAGCGCTTCGACGCCGCGGAGAACCGCAACTTCACGCAGCTGATGCTGGCCGAGGTGGACACCGGCGTGGTGCGCCCGCTCACCCAGGGCAACCACAACGACACCCGCCCGCGCTGGTCGCCCGACGGCCGCTCGATGGCCTTTCTCTCGGACCGCGGCAAGCCCACCTGCCTGTGGGTGCTTCCCATGTCCGGCGGCGACCCCCGGCGAATCACCGACCGCGACGGTGACGTCCATGACTTCGCGTGGTCCCCCGACGGCCGGCGCTTCGCCTTCACCTACCAGCCGCTCACCGCGAAGGAGAAGCTGGAGCGGGACGGGAAGGCCGATGAGCTGAAGAAGCGCCCGCAGTTCAAGCACGTCACCCGGCTCTTCCACAAGCTGGACGGCGCCGGCTGGTGGAATGGCGAGTACACCCACGTGTGGGTGGCGCCGGTCGCGGGAGGCCGCGCCCGCCAGGTCAGCTCGGGACGGCACGACGACGCGGAACCCCGCTTCAGCCCCGACGGCCGGCTGGTCTCGTTCGTGTCCAATCGTTCCGAAAACGCCGACATGAACCAGGAGAACGCGGACATCTACGTGGTGCGCCCCGCGGGCGGCCCGGTCCGCAAGCTCACCCGGGCGCAGGGAGGCGCGCGCGGCCACAGCTGGTCACCCGACGGGAAGTGGATCGCCTTCATCGGCAACGCCGCGAAGCCGGGCATGGGCTGGAAGCACCTGGACCACGTGTGGCTGCTGTCCTCGAAGGGGGGTCGCCCGCGCGAGCTGACCCGCGAGATCGACAACCACTGCTACAACGTGTGCCTGGGCGACGTCACCGGGGCGGGCTTCGAGGCCCTGCCGCCGGTGTGGTCCGCGGACGGGTCGCGCCTCTTCTTTGCCGTGGGCGAGCAGGGGGCCACCCGGCTCTACAGCCGCTCGGTGAACCGCCGGGACCTGCGCTGCGAAGTGGGCGGCGAGGTCAACCTGCTGTACTTCCAGCGCACCGCTCGCTCGGGAGCCATCGCGCTTTCCATGGGCACCGCGGTGAACCCGGGCGACGTGTTCGTGTACGACCCCGTGAAGCGTTCGCTGCGCAACCTGACCGACGTCAACGGCGAGCTGCTGCGCAAGGTGCAGGTGAGCCGGCCCGAGCCGTTCCAGGTCCGCTCCGGCCGCGCCACCATCGAGGGCTGGGTGCTCAGGCCGCCGGGGTTCAACAAGAAGCGGCGGTACCCGGCGATCCTGGAAATCCACGGCGGGCCGGCCGCCCAGTACGGATTCTCGTTCTTCCACGAGCTGCAGTGGCTCGCGGCGCGGGGTTACGTGGTGGCCTACTCCAACCCGCGCGGCAGCGCCGGGTACGGACTGAAGTTCGTGAGCTGCACCCACGCCGACTGGGGCCGGCTGGACTACCAGGACGTCTCGAAGGTGGCCGACTGGCTGTTCGCGCGCCCCTACGTGAACCGCAAGCGGGTGGGCGTGACCGGCGGCTCCTACGGCGGCTACATGACCAACTGGCTGGTCACCCACACCGACCGGTTTCGCGCCGCGGTCACGCAGCGGAGCGTGGTGAACCTGGAATCCATGCACGGCACCAGTGATTACGGATTCGTCATGGGCCCGGAGTTCGGCGGCAGCCCCTGGAAGGGCGTGGAGCGACTGCGCCGGCAGTCGCCGCTCACGTACATCAAGAACTGTCGCACCCCGCTGCTCATCGAGCACGAGGAGCAGGACCACCGCTGCCCCATCGAACAGGCGGAGCAGTTGTTCACCGCCCTGAAGGTGCTGGGGGTGGAGACGGAGCTGGTGCGCTTCGAGGGTGAGTCCCACGGCCTGAGCCGCGGTGGAAGGCCGCAGAACCGCGGCGAGCGGCTGCGGCGGATCGTGGGC
- a CDS encoding HAD-IA family hydrolase codes for MIRAVFLDAAHTLIDPHPPSAEVYAEIGARRGYAVTAASLRDALAPLWWTMRAEKNRASAISGTSEEMERAWWREVLDRAFHEAGEPRRVDGDTFDEIFSHFARGDAWRLFPDVRPAVEALRARGLKLAVLSNFDSRLRPVLEDHGLTGCFDDLFISSEVGWEKPHPNIYATAMRTLGVTPEESLMVGDDWEHDVEGPTAVGMRALWLKRGGRPDARPSIGSLEEVAAGL; via the coding sequence ATGATCCGTGCGGTGTTCCTGGACGCGGCCCACACCCTGATTGATCCGCACCCTCCCAGCGCCGAGGTGTACGCAGAGATCGGCGCGCGCCGCGGCTACGCCGTCACGGCCGCCTCCCTGCGCGACGCGCTGGCCCCGCTGTGGTGGACCATGCGCGCCGAGAAGAACCGCGCCAGCGCGATCTCCGGGACCAGCGAGGAAATGGAGCGGGCGTGGTGGCGCGAGGTGCTGGACCGCGCCTTCCACGAGGCCGGCGAGCCGCGCCGCGTGGACGGGGACACCTTCGACGAGATCTTCTCCCACTTCGCGCGCGGCGACGCCTGGCGCCTGTTCCCCGACGTGCGCCCCGCAGTGGAGGCGCTGCGGGCCCGGGGCCTGAAGCTGGCGGTGCTCTCCAACTTCGATTCGCGCCTGCGTCCGGTGCTCGAAGACCACGGCCTCACCGGGTGCTTCGACGACCTGTTCATCTCCAGCGAGGTCGGCTGGGAGAAGCCCCACCCCAACATCTACGCCACCGCCATGCGCACCCTCGGCGTGACCCCGGAGGAATCGCTGATGGTGGGCGACGACTGGGAGCACGACGTGGAGGGGCCGACCGCCGTCGGAATGCGCGCGCTGTGGCTGAAGCGGGGGGGGAGGCCCGACGCGCGACCCTCGATCGGGAGCCTGGAAGAGGTGGCGGCCGGCCTGTAG
- a CDS encoding insulinase family protein, which yields MTRPAGLQFPIATQRLDNGLTVVLSEDHGAPIVATNLWYHVGSKNEPAGKTGFAHLFEHMLFEGSQHVPDKSFIPTIQRLGGDVNGSTGTDTTNYYETVPSEHLPLALWLESDRMGWLVPAMNQEKLDNQRSVVKNERRWRYENQPYGLWLENFLELAYPEGYPYRHPVIGSMEDLDSASLKDIERFFTTYYTPDNAVLSVVGDFEPREALRLVDHYFGSIPRGPGKPPVTATFQGQHGEQRRTLRDKVQLARVFLGFHAPAITEPDFHAAMVLTDVLSAGKSSRLYKRMVYEKQIAQQATSFLYPMELTSVIFLEASGKPGGTPEVLEDALLREIEGLKNSAPPEREMERIRNQIATHHYYALQTVNGRADQLSECAIHFGDPRRLLTEVDRYLAVTAREVQEAAHRYLRPENRTVVTFVPQEGGAA from the coding sequence ATGACCCGCCCCGCCGGGCTTCAGTTTCCCATCGCCACGCAGCGCCTGGACAACGGGCTGACCGTGGTCCTGAGCGAGGACCACGGGGCGCCCATCGTGGCCACCAACCTGTGGTATCACGTCGGGTCCAAGAACGAGCCGGCCGGCAAGACCGGCTTCGCGCACCTCTTCGAGCACATGTTGTTCGAGGGCAGCCAGCACGTCCCCGACAAGTCGTTCATCCCCACGATCCAGCGGCTGGGCGGCGACGTGAACGGCTCCACCGGAACCGACACCACGAACTACTACGAGACCGTGCCGTCCGAGCACCTGCCGCTGGCCCTGTGGCTGGAGAGCGATCGCATGGGCTGGCTGGTGCCGGCGATGAACCAGGAGAAGCTCGACAACCAGCGTTCGGTGGTGAAGAACGAGCGGCGCTGGCGCTACGAAAACCAGCCGTACGGACTCTGGCTGGAGAACTTCCTGGAGCTGGCCTACCCCGAGGGGTATCCGTACCGCCATCCGGTGATCGGCTCCATGGAGGACCTGGACTCCGCCTCGCTGAAGGATATCGAGCGCTTCTTCACCACGTACTACACGCCCGACAACGCGGTGCTCTCCGTGGTGGGCGACTTCGAGCCGCGCGAGGCGCTGCGGCTCGTGGACCACTACTTCGGCTCCATCCCGCGCGGCCCCGGCAAGCCGCCGGTCACGGCCACGTTCCAGGGACAGCACGGCGAGCAGCGGCGCACGCTGCGCGACAAGGTGCAGCTGGCGCGGGTGTTCCTGGGCTTTCATGCGCCGGCCATCACCGAGCCGGACTTCCACGCGGCCATGGTGCTCACGGACGTGCTCTCGGCGGGCAAGTCGTCGCGACTGTACAAGCGGATGGTCTACGAGAAGCAGATCGCCCAGCAGGCCACGTCCTTCCTGTACCCGATGGAGCTGACCTCGGTGATCTTCCTGGAGGCGTCGGGCAAGCCGGGCGGCACGCCGGAGGTGCTGGAGGACGCCCTGCTCCGCGAGATCGAGGGGCTCAAGAATTCGGCGCCGCCGGAGCGCGAGATGGAACGCATCCGCAACCAGATCGCCACGCACCACTACTACGCGCTGCAGACAGTGAACGGCCGCGCCGACCAGCTCTCGGAGTGCGCCATCCACTTCGGCGACCCGCGCCGGCTGCTGACCGAGGTGGACCGCTACCTCGCCGTGACCGCGCGCGAGGTGCAGGAGGCGGCGCACCGCTACCTGCGCCCGGAGAATCGCACCGTGGTGACCTTCGTCCCGCAGGAAGGAGGCGCAGCGTGA
- a CDS encoding tetratricopeptide repeat protein encodes MSPLSTPFDISRLRQLAARNRNQAEAAERAFRWLGWAVLFAAALWLYLPSVSADIVWDDAARIGLAAAPTGQPYRDVVRFDRELGEGPERYRPLTQLSLRLDQLRGGGPAHYHLTSVLLHLLNIVLLFFSARAMQLTRGAAWLAALFFAVYPLGIHAVGHVAAREEVLALPFILGAFLLHASGRWRYQPLAVLCFALALLARPAAAGAGLLFLARELRTGRSWRVVLARMIPYAAIGGVVLLVVRQHFGSLGFMSAREGQPLDLLRTGGVAFYDLFQLMLRPFVRSEPSVLSFRAENLVPWVRGWAEPRMLVGIAFLLGYAAATWLTLRGRGRAFVALAALPALWMPLDSLFFGRAFDLSRNLYAPSAAFVMLLALVVERAGFEPGAGHLRRGLVSGAAAVLLLSFLVAGQARLAVWRDEGNVYLEAVNRYPSVAAFHAAYGTWLARSGDELPAVDELRHATEMEPTLAAAHYNLGLLYLSLARNGEAAVVFQRAASLDPKDAGAWYRLSLAERRNGNIEAALGAAERAISLDGRRAEYRLALSAARLDYGDLAEAEAEAQQAIVLDPRAWGGYTAMAHVLRRAGRLESAVTTADRAVRLDPRAPEALLERGRCLAAAGRVAEALEDVERYLRLERRPDRAALQLREDLKRK; translated from the coding sequence ATGTCGCCGCTTTCCACGCCGTTCGACATCAGCAGGCTCCGCCAGCTGGCAGCCCGCAACCGCAACCAGGCGGAGGCGGCCGAGCGCGCATTCCGCTGGCTGGGATGGGCGGTGCTCTTCGCGGCGGCCCTGTGGTTGTACCTGCCCTCCGTGAGCGCCGACATCGTATGGGACGACGCCGCCCGCATCGGCCTGGCCGCCGCCCCCACGGGTCAGCCGTACCGCGACGTGGTGCGCTTCGATCGCGAGCTGGGCGAGGGTCCCGAGCGCTACCGCCCGCTCACCCAGCTCTCCCTGCGGCTGGACCAGCTGCGCGGGGGCGGGCCCGCGCACTATCACCTGACCTCCGTGTTGCTCCACCTTCTCAACATCGTGCTGCTGTTCTTCTCCGCGCGCGCGATGCAGCTCACGCGCGGGGCGGCGTGGCTGGCGGCGCTGTTCTTCGCCGTCTACCCGCTCGGCATCCACGCCGTGGGCCACGTGGCGGCGCGCGAGGAGGTGCTGGCGCTGCCGTTCATCCTGGGCGCGTTCCTGCTCCACGCCTCGGGGCGCTGGCGCTACCAGCCGCTGGCGGTGCTGTGCTTCGCCCTGGCCCTGCTGGCGCGGCCCGCGGCCGCCGGTGCGGGGCTGCTGTTCCTGGCCCGCGAGTTGCGCACCGGCCGGAGCTGGCGCGTGGTGCTGGCGCGGATGATCCCCTACGCGGCGATCGGCGGGGTGGTGCTGCTGGTGGTACGGCAGCACTTCGGCAGCCTGGGTTTCATGTCCGCCCGGGAGGGGCAGCCGCTGGACCTGCTGCGCACCGGCGGCGTGGCCTTCTACGACCTCTTCCAGCTGATGCTGCGGCCGTTCGTGCGCAGCGAGCCCTCGGTCCTGAGCTTCCGCGCGGAGAACCTGGTGCCGTGGGTGCGTGGCTGGGCCGAACCGCGAATGCTGGTGGGGATCGCGTTCCTCCTGGGCTACGCGGCGGCCACCTGGCTCACGCTGCGAGGCCGGGGTCGCGCCTTCGTGGCACTGGCCGCGCTTCCGGCGCTGTGGATGCCCCTGGACAGCCTGTTCTTCGGCCGCGCCTTCGACCTGTCCCGCAACCTCTACGCGCCGTCGGCGGCGTTCGTGATGCTGCTGGCCCTGGTGGTGGAGCGCGCCGGGTTCGAGCCGGGCGCCGGCCACCTGCGGCGCGGGCTGGTCAGCGGGGCGGCGGCGGTGTTGCTGCTCTCGTTCCTGGTTGCGGGCCAGGCGCGCCTGGCCGTGTGGCGGGACGAGGGCAACGTGTACCTGGAGGCAGTGAACCGCTACCCGTCGGTCGCCGCCTTCCATGCCGCCTACGGCACCTGGCTGGCCCGCAGCGGGGATGAACTGCCCGCGGTGGACGAGCTGCGCCACGCCACCGAGATGGAGCCCACGCTGGCCGCCGCGCACTACAACCTGGGCCTGCTGTACCTGTCGCTGGCGCGGAACGGCGAGGCCGCGGTGGTGTTCCAGCGCGCGGCGTCGCTGGATCCGAAGGACGCCGGGGCGTGGTATCGTCTGTCGCTGGCCGAGCGGCGAAACGGCAACATCGAGGCGGCGCTCGGCGCGGCGGAGCGCGCCATCTCCCTGGACGGCCGCCGCGCGGAGTACCGGCTGGCGCTGTCCGCGGCCCGGCTGGACTACGGCGACCTGGCCGAGGCGGAGGCCGAGGCGCAGCAGGCCATCGTGCTGGATCCGCGCGCCTGGGGCGGCTACACCGCCATGGCGCACGTGCTGCGCCGGGCCGGCCGCCTGGAATCGGCCGTCACCACCGCCGATCGGGCGGTACGGTTGGATCCGCGCGCCCCGGAGGCGCTGCTGGAGCGGGGCCGCTGCCTGGCAGCCGCCGGCCGGGTCGCGGAGGCGCTCGAGGACGTGGAACGCTACCTCCGCCTGGAGCGCCGCCCGGACCGCGCGGCGCTGCAGTTGCGCGAGGATCTGAAGAGGAAGTAG